The following proteins are co-located in the Urocitellus parryii isolate mUroPar1 chromosome 15, mUroPar1.hap1, whole genome shotgun sequence genome:
- the LOC144250366 gene encoding cocaine esterase-like isoform X2 gives MSLHRLPAWLIIVVYGLLMLLIQGQGQDSVSPIRITHTGQVRGSLVHVKETNVGVHTFLGIPFAKPPLGPLHFAAPEPPEPWSGVRDGTSHPAMCLQNTDAMNIEVLNLGRKNLPPVPMSEDCLYLSIYEPAHAREGSNLPVMVWIHGGGLVMGSASMCDGSILAAIENVLVVSIQYRLGVLGFFSTGDQHATGNWGYLDQMAALRWVQQNIAHFGGNPDRVTLIGGSAGGSSVSSHVVSPVSQGLFHGAIMENGVALLPELITSSSKVVSTPFKIIPAVVDGAFLPRHPRELLASADFQRVPSIIGVTNDEYGWIIPMLLGPPEIQKDIDRETAQAVLQRISTQRMKLPAECADLLMEEYMGDNEDPHTLRLQLQEMMADFMFVMPALQVAQYQSSHAPVYFYEFQHPPSFIKHLRPPHVKADHGDDEFVFVFGSYINGIRVELTEEEELLKRRMMKYWANFARNGNPNGEGLPHWPLFDQDQQYLQLGIQPAVGQALKAHRLQFWTKTLPQKIQELKEAENKHTEL, from the exons ATGTCCCTGCATCGTCTTCCTGCCTGGCTCATCATCGTGGTCTATGGGCTCCTGATGCTCCTCATCCAGGGCCAGG GCCAGGACTCAGTGAGCCCCATCCGGATCACCCACACCGGGCAGGTGCGGGGCAGCCTTGTCCATGTGAAGGAAACCAATGTGGGGGTCCACACCTTCCTGGGAATTCCCTTTGCCAAGCCACCTCTAGGACCACTGCACTTTGCAGCCCCTGAGCCCCCTGAACCTTGGAGTGGTGTGAGAGATGGGACCTCCCACCCGGCCAT GTGTCTGCAAAATACAGATGCAATGAACATAGAGGTTCTGAACCTAGGGAGGAAAAACTTGCCTCCCGTCCCCATGTCAGAGGACTGCCTGTACCTCAGCATCTACGAGCCTGCACATGCCCGTGAGGGCTCTAACCTGCCT GTGATGGTCTGGATCCATGGTGGTGGCTTGGTGATGGGCTCAGCTTCCATGTGTGATGGTTCTATTCTGGCAGCCATTGAAAATGTACTGGTGGTCAGTATCCAGTACCGCCTAGGAGTTCTGGGCTTCTTCAG CACTGGAGACCAGCATGCAACTGGCAACTGGGGCTACCTGGACCAAATGGCCGCCCTACGCTGGGTCCAGCAGAATATCGCTCACTTTGGAGGCAACCCTGATCGGGTCACCCTTATTGGCGGGTCTGCAGGTGGCAGTAGTGTGTCCTCACATGTGGTGTCTCCAGTGTCCCAAGGACTCTTCCATGGTGCCATCATGGAGAACGGTGTGGCCCTGCTGCCTGAGCTCATCACCAGCTCATCTAAAGTTGTCTCCACA CCCTTCAAGATCATTCCTGCTGTGGTGGATGGGGCCTTCCTACCCAGGCACCCCCGGGAGCTTCTGGCCTCTGCTGATTTTCAACGTGTTCCGAGCATCATTGGTGTCACCAATGATGAGTATGGCTGGATCATTCCCATG CTCTTGGGCCCCCCTGAAATCCAGAAAGACATAGACAGAGAGACCGCGCAAGCTGTTCTGCAGAGAATATCAACACAGAGG ATGAAGTTGCCTGCCGAATGTGCTGACCTATTGATGGAGGAGTACATGGGAGACAACGAGGACCCCCACACCCTCCGACTCCAGTTACAGGAGATGATGGCGGACTTCATGTTTGTGATGCCTGCACTCCAAGTAGCACAGTATCAGA GTTCCCATGCTCCTGTCTACTTCTATGAGTTCCAGCATCCGCCCAGCTTCATTAAGCACCTGAGGCCTCCACATGTGAAGGCTGACCATGGTGATGATGAGTTCGTCTTCGTCTTTGGATCCTACATCAATGGCATCAGAG TTGAGCtcactgaggaggaggagctgctaaAAAGGAGGATGATGAAGTACTGGGCCAACTTTGCTCGAAATGG GAACCCCAATGGAGAGGGCCTACCCCACTGGCCACTGTTCGACCAGGACCAGCAGTACCTGCAGCTGGGCATCCAGCCTGCTGTGGGCCAGGCCCTGAAGGCACACAGGCTGCAGTTCTGGaccaagaccctgcctcagaagATCCAGGAGCTAAAGGAGGCTGAGAACAAGCACACAGAACTCTAG
- the LOC144250366 gene encoding cocaine esterase-like isoform X1 codes for MSLHRLPAWLIIVVYGLLMLLIQGQGQDSVSPIRITHTGQVRGSLVHVKETNVGVHTFLGIPFAKPPLGPLHFAAPEPPEPWSGVRDGTSHPAMCLQNTDAMNIEVLNLGRKNLPPVPMSEDCLYLSIYEPAHAREGSNLPVMVWIHGGGLVMGSASMCDGSILAAIENVLVVSIQYRLGVLGFFSTGDQHATGNWGYLDQMAALRWVQQNIAHFGGNPDRVTLIGGSAGGSSVSSHVVSPVSQGLFHGAIMENGVALLPELITSSSKVVSTMVANLSACGQVESEALVSCLRGKSEQEMLAITKPFKIIPAVVDGAFLPRHPRELLASADFQRVPSIIGVTNDEYGWIIPMLLGPPEIQKDIDRETAQAVLQRISTQRMKLPAECADLLMEEYMGDNEDPHTLRLQLQEMMADFMFVMPALQVAQYQSSHAPVYFYEFQHPPSFIKHLRPPHVKADHVELTEEEELLKRRMMKYWANFARNGNPNGEGLPHWPLFDQDQQYLQLGIQPAVGQALKAHRLQFWTKTLPQKIQELKEAENKHTEL; via the exons ATGTCCCTGCATCGTCTTCCTGCCTGGCTCATCATCGTGGTCTATGGGCTCCTGATGCTCCTCATCCAGGGCCAGG GCCAGGACTCAGTGAGCCCCATCCGGATCACCCACACCGGGCAGGTGCGGGGCAGCCTTGTCCATGTGAAGGAAACCAATGTGGGGGTCCACACCTTCCTGGGAATTCCCTTTGCCAAGCCACCTCTAGGACCACTGCACTTTGCAGCCCCTGAGCCCCCTGAACCTTGGAGTGGTGTGAGAGATGGGACCTCCCACCCGGCCAT GTGTCTGCAAAATACAGATGCAATGAACATAGAGGTTCTGAACCTAGGGAGGAAAAACTTGCCTCCCGTCCCCATGTCAGAGGACTGCCTGTACCTCAGCATCTACGAGCCTGCACATGCCCGTGAGGGCTCTAACCTGCCT GTGATGGTCTGGATCCATGGTGGTGGCTTGGTGATGGGCTCAGCTTCCATGTGTGATGGTTCTATTCTGGCAGCCATTGAAAATGTACTGGTGGTCAGTATCCAGTACCGCCTAGGAGTTCTGGGCTTCTTCAG CACTGGAGACCAGCATGCAACTGGCAACTGGGGCTACCTGGACCAAATGGCCGCCCTACGCTGGGTCCAGCAGAATATCGCTCACTTTGGAGGCAACCCTGATCGGGTCACCCTTATTGGCGGGTCTGCAGGTGGCAGTAGTGTGTCCTCACATGTGGTGTCTCCAGTGTCCCAAGGACTCTTCCATGGTGCCATCATGGAGAACGGTGTGGCCCTGCTGCCTGAGCTCATCACCAGCTCATCTAAAGTTGTCTCCACA ATGGTGGCCAACCTGTCTGCCTGTGGGCAAGTAGAGTCAGAGGCCCTGGTGAGCTGCCTGCGGGGCAAGAGTGAACAGGAAATGCTGGCTATTACCAAG CCCTTCAAGATCATTCCTGCTGTGGTGGATGGGGCCTTCCTACCCAGGCACCCCCGGGAGCTTCTGGCCTCTGCTGATTTTCAACGTGTTCCGAGCATCATTGGTGTCACCAATGATGAGTATGGCTGGATCATTCCCATG CTCTTGGGCCCCCCTGAAATCCAGAAAGACATAGACAGAGAGACCGCGCAAGCTGTTCTGCAGAGAATATCAACACAGAGG ATGAAGTTGCCTGCCGAATGTGCTGACCTATTGATGGAGGAGTACATGGGAGACAACGAGGACCCCCACACCCTCCGACTCCAGTTACAGGAGATGATGGCGGACTTCATGTTTGTGATGCCTGCACTCCAAGTAGCACAGTATCAGA GTTCCCATGCTCCTGTCTACTTCTATGAGTTCCAGCATCCGCCCAGCTTCATTAAGCACCTGAGGCCTCCACATGTGAAGGCTGACCATG TTGAGCtcactgaggaggaggagctgctaaAAAGGAGGATGATGAAGTACTGGGCCAACTTTGCTCGAAATGG GAACCCCAATGGAGAGGGCCTACCCCACTGGCCACTGTTCGACCAGGACCAGCAGTACCTGCAGCTGGGCATCCAGCCTGCTGTGGGCCAGGCCCTGAAGGCACACAGGCTGCAGTTCTGGaccaagaccctgcctcagaagATCCAGGAGCTAAAGGAGGCTGAGAACAAGCACACAGAACTCTAG
- the LOC144250366 gene encoding cocaine esterase-like isoform X3 — MSLHRLPAWLIIVVYGLLMLLIQGQGQDSVSPIRITHTGQVRGSLVHVKETNVGVHTFLGIPFAKPPLGPLHFAAPEPPEPWSGVRDGTSHPAMCLQNTDAMNIEVLNLGRKNLPPVPMSEDCLYLSIYEPAHAREGSNLPVMVWIHGGGLVMGSASMCDGSILAAIENVLVVSIQYRLGVLGFFSTGDQHATGNWGYLDQMAALRWVQQNIAHFGGNPDRVTLIGGSAGGSSVSSHVVSPVSQGLFHGAIMENGVALLPELITSSSKVVSTMVANLSACGQVESEALVSCLRGKSEQEMLAITKPFKIIPAVVDGAFLPRHPRELLASADFQRVPSIIGVTNDEYGWIIPMLLGPPEIQKDIDRETAQAVLQRISTQRMKLPAECADLLMEEYMGDNEDPHTLRLQLQEMMADFMFVMPALQVAQYQSSHAPVYFYEFQHPPSFIKHLRPPHVKADHGDDEFVFVFGSYINGIRVELTEEEELLKRRMMKYWANFARNGNPNGEGLPHWPLFDQDQQYLQLGIQPAVGQALKAHRLQFWTKTLPQKIQELKEAENKHTEL, encoded by the exons ATGTCCCTGCATCGTCTTCCTGCCTGGCTCATCATCGTGGTCTATGGGCTCCTGATGCTCCTCATCCAGGGCCAGG GCCAGGACTCAGTGAGCCCCATCCGGATCACCCACACCGGGCAGGTGCGGGGCAGCCTTGTCCATGTGAAGGAAACCAATGTGGGGGTCCACACCTTCCTGGGAATTCCCTTTGCCAAGCCACCTCTAGGACCACTGCACTTTGCAGCCCCTGAGCCCCCTGAACCTTGGAGTGGTGTGAGAGATGGGACCTCCCACCCGGCCAT GTGTCTGCAAAATACAGATGCAATGAACATAGAGGTTCTGAACCTAGGGAGGAAAAACTTGCCTCCCGTCCCCATGTCAGAGGACTGCCTGTACCTCAGCATCTACGAGCCTGCACATGCCCGTGAGGGCTCTAACCTGCCT GTGATGGTCTGGATCCATGGTGGTGGCTTGGTGATGGGCTCAGCTTCCATGTGTGATGGTTCTATTCTGGCAGCCATTGAAAATGTACTGGTGGTCAGTATCCAGTACCGCCTAGGAGTTCTGGGCTTCTTCAG CACTGGAGACCAGCATGCAACTGGCAACTGGGGCTACCTGGACCAAATGGCCGCCCTACGCTGGGTCCAGCAGAATATCGCTCACTTTGGAGGCAACCCTGATCGGGTCACCCTTATTGGCGGGTCTGCAGGTGGCAGTAGTGTGTCCTCACATGTGGTGTCTCCAGTGTCCCAAGGACTCTTCCATGGTGCCATCATGGAGAACGGTGTGGCCCTGCTGCCTGAGCTCATCACCAGCTCATCTAAAGTTGTCTCCACA ATGGTGGCCAACCTGTCTGCCTGTGGGCAAGTAGAGTCAGAGGCCCTGGTGAGCTGCCTGCGGGGCAAGAGTGAACAGGAAATGCTGGCTATTACCAAG CCCTTCAAGATCATTCCTGCTGTGGTGGATGGGGCCTTCCTACCCAGGCACCCCCGGGAGCTTCTGGCCTCTGCTGATTTTCAACGTGTTCCGAGCATCATTGGTGTCACCAATGATGAGTATGGCTGGATCATTCCCATG CTCTTGGGCCCCCCTGAAATCCAGAAAGACATAGACAGAGAGACCGCGCAAGCTGTTCTGCAGAGAATATCAACACAGAGG ATGAAGTTGCCTGCCGAATGTGCTGACCTATTGATGGAGGAGTACATGGGAGACAACGAGGACCCCCACACCCTCCGACTCCAGTTACAGGAGATGATGGCGGACTTCATGTTTGTGATGCCTGCACTCCAAGTAGCACAGTATCAGA GTTCCCATGCTCCTGTCTACTTCTATGAGTTCCAGCATCCGCCCAGCTTCATTAAGCACCTGAGGCCTCCACATGTGAAGGCTGACCATGGTGATGATGAGTTCGTCTTCGTCTTTGGATCCTACATCAATGGCATCAGAG TTGAGCtcactgaggaggaggagctgctaaAAAGGAGGATGATGAAGTACTGGGCCAACTTTGCTCGAAATGG GAACCCCAATGGAGAGGGCCTACCCCACTGGCCACTGTTCGACCAGGACCAGCAGTACCTGCAGCTGGGCATCCAGCCTGCTGTGGGCCAGGCCCTGAAGGCACACAGGCTGCAGTTCTGGaccaagaccctgcctcagaagATCCAGGAGCTAAAGGAGGCTGAGAACAAGCACACAGAACTCTAG